The Enterobacter asburiae sequence TTATTTTCGGTGATGGTGCCGGTGCGGTGCTGCTGGGGCAGTCCGAAGAGCCGGGTATCATCTCAACGCATCTGCATGCCGATGGCAGCTATGGCGAACTGCTGACCCTGCCTAACGCCGATCGCGTTAATCCGGACAACTCGATTTACCTGACCATGGCAGGGAACGAGGTGTTCAAGGTTGCGGTGACAGAGCTTGCACACATCGTTGATGAAACGCTGGAAGCGAATAACCTTGAGCGTTCCGCGCTTGACTGGCTGGTACCGCATCAGGCGAACCTGCGTATCATCAGTGCGACCGCCAAAAAGCTGGGCATGTCGATGGATAACGTTGTGGTGACGCTGGATCGTCACGGCAACACCTCTGCGGCGTCGGTACCGTGCGCATTTGATGAAGCGGTACGCGACGGACGAATCAAACGGGGCCAGCTGGTCTTGCTTGAAGCCTTCGGTGGCGGGTTCACCTGGGGTTCCGCGCTGGTTCGTTTCTAGGATAAGGAATAAAAAATGACGCAATTTGCTTTTGTGTTCCCGGGCCAGGGTTCTCAAACCGTTGGGATGTTGTCTGAAATGGCAGCAAACTACCCGGTCATTGAAGAGACTTTTCGTGAAGCTTCTGATGCGCTGGGTTATGATCTGTGGGCACTGACCCAACAGGGGCCGGCCGAAGAGCTGAACAAAACCTGGCAGACTCAGCCAGCGCTGCTGACCGCGTCCGTTGCGCTGTGGCGAGTATGGCAGCAGCAGGGTGGTAAAGCGCCAGCGCTGCTTGCGGGTCACAGCCTGGGTGAATACTCTGCGCTGGTGTGCGCCGGTGTGATCGCGTTTGCTGACGCGGTGCGCCTGGTAGAACTGCGTGGTAAGTTCATGCAGGAAGCGGTGCCAGAGGGTACCGGCGGAATGTCTGCCATTATTGGTCTGGATGATGCCGCGATTGCAAAAGCGTGTGAAGAATCCGCTGAAGGTCAGGTGGTTTCTCCGGTTAACTTCAACTCGCCGGGCCAGGTCGTTATCGCTGGTCATAAAGAAGCGGTTGAACGTGCCGGCGCTGCCTGTAAAGCCGCTGGCGCGAAACGCGCGCTACCTCTGCCGGTCAGCGTACCGTCTCACTGTGCGCTGATGAAGCCCGCCGCTGAGAAACTGGCGGCTGAGCTGGAAAAAATTACCTTTAACGCACCGACGATTTCCGTTGTGAACAACGTCGATGTGAAATGCGAAACCGCGCCGGAGGCTATCCGTGACGCACTGGTTCGCCAGCTCTACAGCCCTGTACAGTGGACCAAAACCGTTGAGTTTATGGCCTCTCAGGGCGTTGAGCACCTGTATGAAGTCGGCCCTGGTAAAGTCCTCACCGGTCTGACAAAACGTATTGTTGACACCCTGACTGCCTCGGCGATTAACGAGCCGGAAGCGATGTCAGCGGCACTCTCGCAATAAAAGAGGAATACCATGAGTTTTGAAGGAAAAATCGCCCTGGTGACTGGCGCAAGCCGCGGTATCGGGCGCGCAATTGCTGAAACACTGGTTGCGCGCGGCGCGAAGGTGATTGGTACAGCAACCAGCGAGAAGGGCGCTCAGGCCATAAGCGAGTATCTGGGTGCGAACGGTAAAGGTCTGGTACTGAATGTGACCGAACCTGCATCTATCGAATCTGTTCTGGAAAATATTCGTGCAGAGTTTGGCGAAGTGGATATTCTGGTCAATAATGCCGGGATCACACGCGACAACCTTCTGATGCGAATGAAAGATGATGAGTGGAACGATATTATCGAAACCAACCTGTCATCTGTATTCCGTCTGTCAAAAGCGGTAATGCGCGCTATGATGAAAAAGCGTCATGGTCGTATTATCACTGTTGGTTCTGTGGTTGGTACCATGGGAAATGCTGGTCAGGCTAACTACGCTGCGGCGAAAGCGGGTCTGATTGGTTTCAGTAAGTCGCTGGCGCGTGAAGTCGCGTCCCGCGGTATTACTGTAAACGTTGTTGCTCCGGGCTTTATTGAAACGGACATGACGCGTGCGCTGACTGATGATCAGCGTGCGGGTACGCTGGCGGCAGTTCCGGCGGGTCGTCTTGGCGACCCTAAAGAAATCGCCAGTGCGGTTGCATTTTTAGCCTCTGACGAAGCGGGTTACATCACTGGTGAGACCCTCCACGTCAACGGCGGGATGTACATGGTTTAATCACGATCGAAAATATTTGCGTTATTAGGGCAAATGGCCTCAAAATAACGTAAAATCGTGGTAAGACCTGCCGGGATTTAGTTGCAAATTTTTCAACATTTTATACACTACGAAAACCATCGCGAAAGCGAGTTTTGATAGGAAATTTAAGAGTATGAGCACTATCGAAGAACGCGTTAAGAAAATTATCGGCGAACAGCTGGGCGTTAAGCAGGAAGAAGTTGTGAACTCCGCTTCCTTCGTTGAAGACCTGGGCGCAGATTCTCTTGACACCGTTGAGCTGGTAATGGCTCTGGAAGAAGAGTTTGATACTGAGATTCCGGACGAAGAAGCTGAGAAAATCACCACCGTTCAGGCTGCCATTGATTACATCAACGGCCACCAGGCGTAAGTGAACATCTCCAGGCGGTCATTCGACCGCCTGAGTTTTATCTTTTTTAGTCCCACGAATCTCTTTTTTTATCCCTCCCTGGAGGACAAACGTGTCTAAGCGTCGTGTAGTTGTGACCGGACTTGGCATGTTGTCTCCTGTCGGCAATACCGTAGAGTCCACCTGGAAAGCTCTCCTTGCCGGTCAGAGCGGCATCAGCCTAATCGACCATTTCGATACTAGCGCCTATGCAACGAAATTTGCTGGCTTAGTAAAGGATTTTAACTGTGAAGAGATCATCTCGCGCAAAGAACAGCGCAAGATGGATGCCTTCATTCAATATGGAATTGTCGCTGGCGTTCAGGCCATGCAGGATTCTGGCCTTGAGATTACGGAAGAGAACGCAACCCGTATCGGCGCTGCTATCGGCTCCGGGATTGGCGGTCTTGGCCTGATTGAGGAAAACCATACATCACTGATGAATGGCGGACCGCGTAAGATCAGCCCGTTCTTCGTTCCGTCCACGATTGTTAACATGGTGGCAGGTCACCTGACCATTATGTTCGGCCTGCGTGGGCCAAGCATTTCTATCGCTACCGCGTGTACGTCTGGCGTGCATAACATCGGCCAGGCCGCGCGTATTATTGCGTACGGCGATGCAGATGCTATGGTTGCGGGCGGTGCTGAAAAAGCCAGTACCCCATTGGGTGTCGGTGGTTTCGGCGCGGCGCGTGCGCTCTCTACCCGTAACGATAACCCTCAGGCGGCGAGCCGTCCGTGGGATAAAGACCGCGATGGTTTCGTGCTGGGTGACGGCGCAGGTATGCTCGTGCTGGAAGAGTACGAACATGCGAAAAAACGTGGCGCAAAAATTTATGCTGAAGTCGTTGGCTTCGGTATGAGCAGCGATGCTTACCACATGACGTCTCCTCCGGAGAACGGCGCGGGCGCTGCGCTGGCGATGGAAAACGCGATCCGTGATGCGGGTATTACCCCGGCGCAGATTGGCTACGTTAACGCGCACGGCACTTCTACGCCGGCAGGCGACAAAGCAGAAGCTCAGGCGGTTAAGTCTATCTTCGGCGAGGCTGCCAGCCGCGTAATGGTCAGCTCCACGAAATCCATGACCGGTCACCTGTTGGGTGCGGCGGGTGCAGTAGAGTCTATTTACTCTATCCTTGCGCTGCGCGATCAGGCTGTTCCGCCAACCATCAACCTGGATAACCCGGATGAAGGTTGCGATCTGGACTTCGTTCCGCACGAAGCGCGCCAGGTTAGCGGTATGGAGTATACCCTGTGTAACTCCTTCGGCTTTGGCG is a genomic window containing:
- the acpP gene encoding acyl carrier protein produces the protein MSTIEERVKKIIGEQLGVKQEEVVNSASFVEDLGADSLDTVELVMALEEEFDTEIPDEEAEKITTVQAAIDYINGHQA
- a CDS encoding ketoacyl-ACP synthase III; the encoded protein is MYTKILGTGSYLPKQVRTNADLEKMVDTSDEWIVTRTGIRERRIAAPDETVSTMGYEAAQRAIEMAGIDKEEIGLIVVATTSATHAFPSAACQVQNMLGIKGCPAFDVAAACAGFTYALSVADQYVKSGAVKYALVIGADVLARTCDPTDRGTIIIFGDGAGAVLLGQSEEPGIISTHLHADGSYGELLTLPNADRVNPDNSIYLTMAGNEVFKVAVTELAHIVDETLEANNLERSALDWLVPHQANLRIISATAKKLGMSMDNVVVTLDRHGNTSAASVPCAFDEAVRDGRIKRGQLVLLEAFGGGFTWGSALVRF
- the fabG gene encoding 3-oxoacyl-ACP reductase FabG — translated: MSFEGKIALVTGASRGIGRAIAETLVARGAKVIGTATSEKGAQAISEYLGANGKGLVLNVTEPASIESVLENIRAEFGEVDILVNNAGITRDNLLMRMKDDEWNDIIETNLSSVFRLSKAVMRAMMKKRHGRIITVGSVVGTMGNAGQANYAAAKAGLIGFSKSLAREVASRGITVNVVAPGFIETDMTRALTDDQRAGTLAAVPAGRLGDPKEIASAVAFLASDEAGYITGETLHVNGGMYMV
- the fabF gene encoding beta-ketoacyl-ACP synthase II codes for the protein MSKRRVVVTGLGMLSPVGNTVESTWKALLAGQSGISLIDHFDTSAYATKFAGLVKDFNCEEIISRKEQRKMDAFIQYGIVAGVQAMQDSGLEITEENATRIGAAIGSGIGGLGLIEENHTSLMNGGPRKISPFFVPSTIVNMVAGHLTIMFGLRGPSISIATACTSGVHNIGQAARIIAYGDADAMVAGGAEKASTPLGVGGFGAARALSTRNDNPQAASRPWDKDRDGFVLGDGAGMLVLEEYEHAKKRGAKIYAEVVGFGMSSDAYHMTSPPENGAGAALAMENAIRDAGITPAQIGYVNAHGTSTPAGDKAEAQAVKSIFGEAASRVMVSSTKSMTGHLLGAAGAVESIYSILALRDQAVPPTINLDNPDEGCDLDFVPHEARQVSGMEYTLCNSFGFGGTNGSLIFKKV
- the fabD gene encoding ACP S-malonyltransferase; its protein translation is MTQFAFVFPGQGSQTVGMLSEMAANYPVIEETFREASDALGYDLWALTQQGPAEELNKTWQTQPALLTASVALWRVWQQQGGKAPALLAGHSLGEYSALVCAGVIAFADAVRLVELRGKFMQEAVPEGTGGMSAIIGLDDAAIAKACEESAEGQVVSPVNFNSPGQVVIAGHKEAVERAGAACKAAGAKRALPLPVSVPSHCALMKPAAEKLAAELEKITFNAPTISVVNNVDVKCETAPEAIRDALVRQLYSPVQWTKTVEFMASQGVEHLYEVGPGKVLTGLTKRIVDTLTASAINEPEAMSAALSQ